One Tenebrio molitor chromosome 2, icTenMoli1.1, whole genome shotgun sequence genomic region harbors:
- the LOC138123693 gene encoding uncharacterized protein isoform X1: MTHLKVGVRVRPMSRRELEDDSRPILDVEDDGRTVAVTNIKVQTAGDSRERIRRFTFDFCFHQNSTQDDVFRAVESVVSGAVKRRRHSCVLAYGQSSSGKTHTMMGFPHDPGVTPRLCHKIFDYLDETAVGAAAKLEVSYLEIYNEKVRDLLQDDDKGVLKIRQHPKKGPYVQGLSWHSAPDSVSLLRLLSRGNSHRRVAATPSNPRSSRSHSVFVVQFDDTKLTLVDLAGSERAGNRPCTTSRFREGANINKSLVALGNVISALAEDASKSPKGVRRRFVPFRDSVLTWLLRDTLGGSSETVMIATISPSSECHTETVNTLRFGQRAKLIVSIPVVNEDPKEKTIRELRAEIARLKELLQLGQMSKDNLNTTEKLIPVMSFTETQPSRLRRTYSIDHSKKPEAVPPRKYASEESVSKKSKPLKSEKSVVTDAKPKVEAKVDSIRRAPVKPRSQIVAAVTHRLYAKTKKKEVGTDTSDIPPGTPKELSICSNARLQLKELSRKALKAQKFRNEETQTELFPVLRVKEISTDVDDLKGTLYEVKDMQTSTSLSTEDKEVSCTFLDSFKNAFVVTRSCGTQSQSTVSFTKYLQEPPKVEIFNPHTANPIYTSSVNINISHNYMNGQRVSDSVSDDSLDDQTNVCFPTPDLISNHNSLEPHATTSKESLESKIRHASCAVLDQEPGEFADLIQDNFQTFTATCSTTPKCRERVDSVHIPSVHAPQVCQLDEPPQRCEFFTSAAPETARPNIVDCKMYSDDCITLIEPLVLKSIMKHIPDQETHPPDSLDYHKKVHFNKSCHSDRMMKAMSGFLEEATILMSNLKMAAARLDHEYEVQVSINGLEQKKRRKRKTSKNAKCQTDEAEVKSDYIQTEDDLDLTNKYELLLEDSCRRLEEKIAVAANDEVYNPWEVHEDTSLESNPVTFSDYGSLPRRKKRYSSCTPSAYLRQLATMRRQVVEASREELSNNSETSVS, from the exons ATGACTCACCTTAAGGTCGGCGTGCGCGTGCGACCCATGTCGCGCAG GGAGCTGGAGGACGACTCCCGCCCCATCCTGGACGTGGAGGACGACGGCAGGACCGTGGCCGTGACTAACATCAAG GTACAGACCGCCGGCGACAGTCGCGAACGCATCAGGAGGTTCACCTTCGACTTCTGCTTCCACCAGAATTCCACGCAGGATGAT GTGTTCCGCGCCGTCGAGAGCGTGGTCAGCGGGGCGGTCAAGAGGCGCCGCCACTCCTGCGTCCTGGCCTACGGGCAGAGCTCCTCGGGGAAGACGCACACGATGATGGGCTTCCCGCACGATCCGGGGGTCACGCCGCGCCTCTGCCACAAGATCTTCGACTATCTGGACGAGACGGCGGTGGGGGCCGCCGCCAAATTGGAAGTCAG CTATTTGGAGATCTACAACGAGAAGGTGCGCGATTTGCTGCAGGACGACGACAAGGGGGTTCTGAAGATCAGGCAGCACCCGAAGAAGGGGCCCTACGTGCAAG GGCTGAGTTGGCACTCAGCGCCGGATTCGGTCAGTCTCCTGCGTCTGCTGAGCCGGGGCAACTCGCACCGCCGCGTCGCCGCCACCCCGAGCAACCCCCGGTCCAGCCGCAGCCACTCGGTTTTCGTCGTCCAGTTCGACGACACCAAACTGACTTTGGTGGACTTGGCGGGGAGCGAGCGCGCCGGAAACCGCCCCTGCACCACTTCCCGCTTCCGCGAGGGCGCCAACATCAACAAGAGCCTGGTGGCCTTGGGCAACGTCATCTCGGCCTTGG CCGAAGACGCGTCCAAGAGCCCCAAGGGCGTACGGCGGAGGTTCGTCCCGTTCAGGGACTCGGTGCTGACATGGCTGCTGCGGGACACGCTCGGAGGCAGCTCCGAGACCGTGATGATCGCGA CTATTTCCCCGTCGAGTGAATGCCACACGGAGACTGTGAACACTCTGAGGTTCGGGCAGCGTGCCAAGCTGATCGTCTCGATTCCAGTCGTTAATGAGGACCCCAAGGAGAAGACCATCCGGGAGCTGCGAGCGGAAATTGCGCGACTGAAGGAGCTGCTCCAGCTGGGACAG ATGTCGAAAGACAATCTCAACACCACCGAAAAGCTCATCCCCGTGATGAGCTTCACCGAAACGCAACCCTCGAGACTCCGACGCACTTACAGCATCGACCACTCCAAGAAACCCGAAGCGGTTCCGCCGCGCAAGTACGCCTCCGAAGAGAGCGTCTCCAAGAAGAGCAAACCCCTCAAGAGCGAGAAGAGCGTGGTGACCGACGCCAAACCGAAAGTCGAGGCCAAAGTCGACTCCATCAGGAGAGCTCCAGTCAAGCCTCGCTCCCAGATCGTCGCCGCAGTCACCCACAGACTCTACGCCAAGACCAAGAAGAAAGAGGTTGGCACCGACACCTCCGACATCCCCCCGGGAACTCCCAAAGAGCTCTCGATTTGCTCCAACGCTCGGCTCCAGCTGAAGGAGCTGAGCCGGAAGGCTCTCAAAGCGCAGAAGTTCCGCAACGAGGAGACTCAAACCGAGTTGTTTCCGGTGCTGCGAGTCAAAGAGATTTCGACGGACGTGGACGACCTCAAGGGCACTCTCTACGAAGTGAAGGACATGCAGACTTCTACCAGTTTGTCGACTGAAGACAAAGAGGTCAGCTGCACGTTTTTGGACAGCTTCAAGAACGCCTTCGTGGTGACTAGAAGTTGCGGGACGCAGTCCCAGTCGACTGTGTCTTTCACCAAGTACCTGCAGGAGCCCCCCAAAGTCGAGATCTTCAACCCTCACACTGCCAACCCCATTTACACGAGCTCCGTCAACATCAACATCTCGCACAATTACATGAACGGGCAGAGAGTCTCCGACAGCGTTTCCGACGATAGTCTCGACGACCAGACAAATGTTTGCTTTCCCACGCCCGATTTGATCAGCAATCACAACTCGCTGGAGCCCCACGCAACCACATCCAAAGAATCGCTGGAAAGCAAGATACGGCACGCCAGCTGCGCCGTCCTCGACCAGGAGCCAGGAGAATTCGCCGACTTGATCCAAGACAACTTCCAGACTTTCACCGCGACTTGTTCCACAACTCCCAAGTGTCGAGAACGGGTCGATTCCGTCCACATTCCCAGCGTGCACGCGCCGCAAGTCTGCCAACTAGACGAGCCGCCGCAGCGGTGCGAATTCTTCACGAGCGCGGCCCCAGAGACCGCCCGACCCAACATCGTCGACTGCAAGATGTACAGCGACGACTGCATCACGCTGATCGAGCCTCTGGTGCTGAAATCGATCATGAAGCACATTCCGGATCAAGAGACGCACCCCCCGGACTCTCTGGACTACCACAAGAAGGTCCACTTCAACAAGTCCTGTCACAGCGACAGGATGATGAAGGCCATGTCGGGGTTCCTCGAAGAGGCGACGATTCTCATGTCCAATCTGAAGATGGCGGCGGCGCGGCTCGACCACGAGTACGAGGTCCAGGTGTCCATCAACGGACTCGAGCAGAAGAAGCGGCGCAAGCGGAAGACGTCGAAAAACGCCAAGTGTCAGACCGACGAGGCCGAGGTGAAATCGGACTACATCCAAACCGAAGACGACTTGGACTTGACCAACAAGTACGAGTTGCTCCTGGAGGACTCGTGCCGAAGACTCGAGGAGAAGATCGCCGTGGCCGCGAACGACGAGGTGTACAACCCTTGGGAGGTGCACGAAGACACGAGTCTCGAGAGCAACCCTGTCACGTTTTCGGATTACGGGAGTCTGCCCCGGCGCAAGAAGAGGTACTCCTCGTGCACCCCAAGTGCGTATCTGAGGCAGCTGGCGACGATGCGGCGCCAAGTGGTGGAGGCCTCGCGCGAAGAACTTTCCAACAACAGCGAGACCAGCGTTTCGTAA
- the LOC138123693 gene encoding uncharacterized protein isoform X2, with amino-acid sequence MMGFPHDPGVTPRLCHKIFDYLDETAVGAAAKLEVSYLEIYNEKVRDLLQDDDKGVLKIRQHPKKGPYVQGLSWHSAPDSVSLLRLLSRGNSHRRVAATPSNPRSSRSHSVFVVQFDDTKLTLVDLAGSERAGNRPCTTSRFREGANINKSLVALGNVISALAEDASKSPKGVRRRFVPFRDSVLTWLLRDTLGGSSETVMIATISPSSECHTETVNTLRFGQRAKLIVSIPVVNEDPKEKTIRELRAEIARLKELLQLGQMSKDNLNTTEKLIPVMSFTETQPSRLRRTYSIDHSKKPEAVPPRKYASEESVSKKSKPLKSEKSVVTDAKPKVEAKVDSIRRAPVKPRSQIVAAVTHRLYAKTKKKEVGTDTSDIPPGTPKELSICSNARLQLKELSRKALKAQKFRNEETQTELFPVLRVKEISTDVDDLKGTLYEVKDMQTSTSLSTEDKEVSCTFLDSFKNAFVVTRSCGTQSQSTVSFTKYLQEPPKVEIFNPHTANPIYTSSVNINISHNYMNGQRVSDSVSDDSLDDQTNVCFPTPDLISNHNSLEPHATTSKESLESKIRHASCAVLDQEPGEFADLIQDNFQTFTATCSTTPKCRERVDSVHIPSVHAPQVCQLDEPPQRCEFFTSAAPETARPNIVDCKMYSDDCITLIEPLVLKSIMKHIPDQETHPPDSLDYHKKVHFNKSCHSDRMMKAMSGFLEEATILMSNLKMAAARLDHEYEVQVSINGLEQKKRRKRKTSKNAKCQTDEAEVKSDYIQTEDDLDLTNKYELLLEDSCRRLEEKIAVAANDEVYNPWEVHEDTSLESNPVTFSDYGSLPRRKKRYSSCTPSAYLRQLATMRRQVVEASREELSNNSETSVS; translated from the exons ATGATGGGCTTCCCGCACGATCCGGGGGTCACGCCGCGCCTCTGCCACAAGATCTTCGACTATCTGGACGAGACGGCGGTGGGGGCCGCCGCCAAATTGGAAGTCAG CTATTTGGAGATCTACAACGAGAAGGTGCGCGATTTGCTGCAGGACGACGACAAGGGGGTTCTGAAGATCAGGCAGCACCCGAAGAAGGGGCCCTACGTGCAAG GGCTGAGTTGGCACTCAGCGCCGGATTCGGTCAGTCTCCTGCGTCTGCTGAGCCGGGGCAACTCGCACCGCCGCGTCGCCGCCACCCCGAGCAACCCCCGGTCCAGCCGCAGCCACTCGGTTTTCGTCGTCCAGTTCGACGACACCAAACTGACTTTGGTGGACTTGGCGGGGAGCGAGCGCGCCGGAAACCGCCCCTGCACCACTTCCCGCTTCCGCGAGGGCGCCAACATCAACAAGAGCCTGGTGGCCTTGGGCAACGTCATCTCGGCCTTGG CCGAAGACGCGTCCAAGAGCCCCAAGGGCGTACGGCGGAGGTTCGTCCCGTTCAGGGACTCGGTGCTGACATGGCTGCTGCGGGACACGCTCGGAGGCAGCTCCGAGACCGTGATGATCGCGA CTATTTCCCCGTCGAGTGAATGCCACACGGAGACTGTGAACACTCTGAGGTTCGGGCAGCGTGCCAAGCTGATCGTCTCGATTCCAGTCGTTAATGAGGACCCCAAGGAGAAGACCATCCGGGAGCTGCGAGCGGAAATTGCGCGACTGAAGGAGCTGCTCCAGCTGGGACAG ATGTCGAAAGACAATCTCAACACCACCGAAAAGCTCATCCCCGTGATGAGCTTCACCGAAACGCAACCCTCGAGACTCCGACGCACTTACAGCATCGACCACTCCAAGAAACCCGAAGCGGTTCCGCCGCGCAAGTACGCCTCCGAAGAGAGCGTCTCCAAGAAGAGCAAACCCCTCAAGAGCGAGAAGAGCGTGGTGACCGACGCCAAACCGAAAGTCGAGGCCAAAGTCGACTCCATCAGGAGAGCTCCAGTCAAGCCTCGCTCCCAGATCGTCGCCGCAGTCACCCACAGACTCTACGCCAAGACCAAGAAGAAAGAGGTTGGCACCGACACCTCCGACATCCCCCCGGGAACTCCCAAAGAGCTCTCGATTTGCTCCAACGCTCGGCTCCAGCTGAAGGAGCTGAGCCGGAAGGCTCTCAAAGCGCAGAAGTTCCGCAACGAGGAGACTCAAACCGAGTTGTTTCCGGTGCTGCGAGTCAAAGAGATTTCGACGGACGTGGACGACCTCAAGGGCACTCTCTACGAAGTGAAGGACATGCAGACTTCTACCAGTTTGTCGACTGAAGACAAAGAGGTCAGCTGCACGTTTTTGGACAGCTTCAAGAACGCCTTCGTGGTGACTAGAAGTTGCGGGACGCAGTCCCAGTCGACTGTGTCTTTCACCAAGTACCTGCAGGAGCCCCCCAAAGTCGAGATCTTCAACCCTCACACTGCCAACCCCATTTACACGAGCTCCGTCAACATCAACATCTCGCACAATTACATGAACGGGCAGAGAGTCTCCGACAGCGTTTCCGACGATAGTCTCGACGACCAGACAAATGTTTGCTTTCCCACGCCCGATTTGATCAGCAATCACAACTCGCTGGAGCCCCACGCAACCACATCCAAAGAATCGCTGGAAAGCAAGATACGGCACGCCAGCTGCGCCGTCCTCGACCAGGAGCCAGGAGAATTCGCCGACTTGATCCAAGACAACTTCCAGACTTTCACCGCGACTTGTTCCACAACTCCCAAGTGTCGAGAACGGGTCGATTCCGTCCACATTCCCAGCGTGCACGCGCCGCAAGTCTGCCAACTAGACGAGCCGCCGCAGCGGTGCGAATTCTTCACGAGCGCGGCCCCAGAGACCGCCCGACCCAACATCGTCGACTGCAAGATGTACAGCGACGACTGCATCACGCTGATCGAGCCTCTGGTGCTGAAATCGATCATGAAGCACATTCCGGATCAAGAGACGCACCCCCCGGACTCTCTGGACTACCACAAGAAGGTCCACTTCAACAAGTCCTGTCACAGCGACAGGATGATGAAGGCCATGTCGGGGTTCCTCGAAGAGGCGACGATTCTCATGTCCAATCTGAAGATGGCGGCGGCGCGGCTCGACCACGAGTACGAGGTCCAGGTGTCCATCAACGGACTCGAGCAGAAGAAGCGGCGCAAGCGGAAGACGTCGAAAAACGCCAAGTGTCAGACCGACGAGGCCGAGGTGAAATCGGACTACATCCAAACCGAAGACGACTTGGACTTGACCAACAAGTACGAGTTGCTCCTGGAGGACTCGTGCCGAAGACTCGAGGAGAAGATCGCCGTGGCCGCGAACGACGAGGTGTACAACCCTTGGGAGGTGCACGAAGACACGAGTCTCGAGAGCAACCCTGTCACGTTTTCGGATTACGGGAGTCTGCCCCGGCGCAAGAAGAGGTACTCCTCGTGCACCCCAAGTGCGTATCTGAGGCAGCTGGCGACGATGCGGCGCCAAGTGGTGGAGGCCTCGCGCGAAGAACTTTCCAACAACAGCGAGACCAGCGTTTCGTAA
- the LOC138123700 gene encoding uncharacterized protein, with amino-acid sequence MQPSKISIPFLLTWALNVASAIQINYVKVPSAVKNDSGTPVILDCNYSVRPDDTELVVKWLLNEEVVYQWIPPQKPQSLGLLKNRVDLTYKATDDPKSVYRAMKIWNPTTDIAGEYRCFVSTFADEDFSIKNMIVFEPERTLVILKDEPSQNSVNFTCYANEVYPAPKLILYKDKTDDFYNKNPLQTLEWNTSKHPNGRFSVFVVANALVESLAPGSLIHCELRIPGTGYVKKRSLLYYPAESLSGRAFDSSCAKVTLLLFLIVSAFSL; translated from the exons atgcaaCCCAGCAAAATCTCCATTCCGTTCTTGCTGACTTGGG CATTAAATGTGGCCTCGGCCATCCAAATAAATTACGTTAAAGTACCGAGCGCTGTGAAGAACGACTCCGGGACTCCGGTCATCCTGGACTGCAACTACTCGGTGCGTCCGGACGACACCGAACTGGTGGTGAAGTGGCTGCTGAACGAGGAGGTGGTCTACCAGTGGATCCCCCCGCAGAAGCCGCAGAGTCTCGGGCTGCTGAAGAACCGCGTCGATCTGACTTACAAGGCGACGGACGACCCGAAGAGCGTCTACAGAGCGATGAAGATCTGGAACCCGACGACCGACATCGCGGGGGAGTACCGGTGCTTCGTGTCGACTTTCGCCGACGAGGATTTCAGCATCAAGAACATGATCGTTTTCG AGCCCGAACGCACGCTCGTCATCCTGAAGGACGAGCCCAGTCAGAACAGCGTCAATTTTACTTGTTACGCCAATGAGGTGTACCCGGCGCCCAAGCTGATCCTCTACAAGGACAAAACAGACGACTTTTACAACAA AAATCCGCTGCAGACGCTGGAGTGGAACACGAGCAAGCATCCCAACGGTCGATTCTCTGTGTTCGTCGTTGCCAACGCTCTGGTAGAGTCTTTGGCTCCTGGCTCCCTGATACACTGCGAGCTTCGCATTCCTGGCACCGGTTACGTCAAGAAAAGGAGCTTACTCTACTACCCCGCGG AATCTCTTTCAGGCAGAGCTTTTGACAGTTCTTGCGCAAAAGTGACGCTACTCCTGTTTCTAATCGTTTCAGCGTTCAGTCTTTAA